GGGGATCAAGTCGAAGCCGCATTTGCGAAACTTGGACTACATATTCATCGGGTGAACGCCCAGCACGAGTTTTTATCACAATTGGATGGCGTTTCCGATCCCGAGCAAAAACGTAAAATCATTGGACGCGTCTTTATTGAAGTCTTTACTGAAGCGGCAAAGCGATTCGACGGCATCGGCTTTCTCGCGCAAGGGACCTTGTATCCCGATGTAATCGAAAGCTCTCCAGTTCGCGGGCCTTCGGCAACGATAAAATCGCATCACAATGTCGGCGGACTACCCGAATTACTGCCATTTCCTTTGCTCGAACCGTTACGCGAATTGTTCAAGGATGAAGTGCGTAAGGTAGGACGAACGCTGGGATTACCGCCGCACATCGTCGACCGTCACCCGTTCCCGGGACCCGGTTTGGCAGTTCGCCATTTAGGCGCTGTTACTGAATCCGGATTAGAAATCTTGAGGGAATCCGATGCGATTTTCATTGAAGAATTAGTTAATGCAGATTTGTACGGCAAAGTGGCGCAATCGTTTACCGTTTTACTGCCGGTGCGTTCGGTCGGCGTGCAAGGGGACTTCCGCACCTACGAGAAAACGGTAGTGGTGCGCAGTGTCAATACCGATGATTTTATGACGGCTGATTTTTCACGGTTGCCGTGGGAGTTCCTCGCCCACGTTGCAACACGTATCGCAAATGAAGTTAAAGGAGTTAATCGCGTGGTGTATGATATCACTTCAAAACCGCCAGCAACGGTGGAGTGGGAATGACCATTACGAAAAATTCGTACACTCGTGGTGAAATCGCGGTTTTACTTTTATTAGCGGTGTTCATTGCGGCGGCTTTGCTCTATCTCGGGGTGCAGTATTACGAGCAGCGGCAAGGCAGAGTCGGTGAACCGCTCTCGCAATTTACCTACGGGCAATCGTTTGCGTTAGGTGTTGTGGAAGGGGTCACTGAGTTCTTACCGGTATCGTCGACCGGACACCTTGAATTGGTTTCATACTTTCTGGATATGCAAACGCCGGAAGCAAAACGTGCTGTCAATGCTTTCAATATCGTGATACAAGGCGCGGCATTGCTCGCAATCGTTGGATTGTACCGAAAAAGAGTCGGTGAGATGATTTACGGTTTGTTCAACCGCAACGATTCCGGTCGCAAATTGTTGATCAATCTGTTCGTCAGTTTTTTTCCGGCAGCGGCGGTTGGTTTACTCTTTGATGATATGATCGAGTCGTATTTGTTTAATCCGGCTGCGATTGCCGGTGCGCTGGTGGTGGGCGGCGTCTTGATGATTTGGCTCGAACGCCGGCAACGCAAAACGAACGGCACGGGAGGTCTGGAAATCGATGCGATGACTTGGCGGATGGCGCTGATTGTTGGAATCGCACAAATTTTTTCGATGTGGCCCGGTACATCACGCTCGATGGCAACCATCTTAGGCGCGATGATTGCGGGACTATCGTTACCGGCAGCGGCGGAGTATTCCTTCTTGCTCGCATTACCGACACTGGGTGCGGCTTCACTTTATAAATTAGCCAAGGAAGCGTCGGCAATTTTCGATTTTGCCAGTCCCGGTGTTTTTACGGTGGGAATGGTAGTTAGCGCTGTAGTTGCCGCTCTCGCCGTTAAAGGTTTCATTCAGTTTCTTGCCCGCGGCGGATTAGCGCCGTTCGGTTACTACCGAATTATCTTAGGAGTCGCCGTATTGTGGCTCATTTCCTGACACGATCATTCTTATTGTTACTTTTCATCGCTGGTATACTGGGCGATACGGTTTCCTCTGCACAACCGATTTTTCAGGGCGATCTTCGTCCATACGAAATGCAGACCAGCGTCAATGGAACCACCGATTCGATTCGGATGATTTCACTACATGGCGATTGGCAGCTCAAAGACCAAGCCGAGACGATTGTGCGGGTTCCGTTTTGCTATGATGGCGACCAGCCGATTGAAGCAATGCGCCGGTTTACGGTCCCTTCAAAACTGGCAAACTACCAATTTCGCTTGATTTTGCAAGGGGTGGGACAAGATGCTTCGATTTCACTAAATGGTGAGTTTCTCGCCCTGGCGCGCGGTTTGGATGCAATGGTCGTCGATGTACCGCCCAACCAAATTCACTTCGATAGTGAGAATATCATCTCCGTAGAGATGTCGCCCGACGTGACAAATCCGCTCGATTTTCCGGTCGCTGCCGGCTTCTATTCACCCAAGCGTTACTCAGGCATTTACCGCGATATCTACTTGCTTGCGCTTCCCCAGCGCCGGATTGAGAGCATCCGAGTGAAGGCGGAAGCAGCTTCCAGCGGTGGTAAGCTGTCGTTCGATTATGTCGTGCGCGACGCGAAACCACTCCCCTCGTATGCCGTGCAGTCCGGCACTGCAACTACACTGCAAATCCGGTGGTCACTGCAATCGTTAAACGGCAATGAAATCCTCACCACTCAACAAACGGAAATCGAGTTGCCGCCGCGTTCGATTTCGCAGGGTACAATTCATTATACGGTTCCAACGGCGCTTTCCTGGTCACCGGTGCAACCGAACCTCTACCGATTGTATGTCCGGTTGTATGACCAAGAAACGCTGCTGCACGAAGTACTCGAGCTTGTTGGCTTTCGCGACCTCACTATCCGTAACGATAACTTTTATACCCGTGCCGGCATTCCCCAGCGATTGTATTGCGCCACCTATGTCGAAGAATATTCTGAAACAGGATGGGCGGCGACCGCTTTCCAATTGGAACGCGATGTATTTGCCGCGAAGTCGTTGGGACTCAATGCATTGCGAGTGATCGGAAAATCACCCCATCCCTACTTAATGAAACTTGCCGACCGCTATGGATTGTGGATTTTAGCAGAATCACCGGTTACAATTCCTCCAGTCGGATTACTCAAGCGGGACGAGTTTCGTCAATACATCACCTCCAGTTTACGGCAAGTTGCCCAGCTTTCTGGAAATCACCCATCGCTATTGGCGGTAGGTCCCGGCTTTGGCTTCCCCACGGCAAACATTGAACCCGAACTGACCGAACTGTTTCAATCGATTCGCAGTGAAACCAAACTCTGGACCTATTTATCAACCCCGCAGTTAACAAGTAGTCCCATTGCAGATTTTCAGATTTTTGAACGATTACCGGGTCTCTCGTTTGAGAAGTTTGAAACGAATCCAACGATGGGACCACTGCTGTTCGGTTCGGTGGGAATATTGATCGATCCGCTCACTGCCCGCGGTTCGGAACCGACCGCAGAAATCCGCCAATCGCAATCGATTATTCGGACGCTGGAACAGGAAAATGTCAAAGCAAGTTCCGGGTTTGTCCTGAGCGGATTATGCGATTATCAAACCGAGTTTCCGTTATTGAACCGCTCACCGAGCCCGATTCCAAACGCACTACCCGTGGGCGTCATCACTTTTCAACGGAATGAACGTTCGGGATATGTGACATTACGCGATTACTTGAATGGAATCTCGGTAAAATCCGCTCCTACTTCCCCGCCGGGTCAAACCAGCTCAGCACAATACATAATCGCTGGACTAATCATCTTTACTTTGTTTGGTTTATCGGTCGGACAAAATAAAGTTCTACGCATTCATATCACACGCAGTTTATTGCATCCGGCAGGCTTCTTTCAAGACATCCGGGAAGGCAGATTCTTTCAATTTGGCGAAACAACTTTATTAGGAATCATGATCTCGGCAATTGGCGCGACGTTAGGCGCAGCGACGATTCACGGATTACGGCACGATTATTCGTTCGATCTATTACTTACGACACTCACAACGAAACCGTTTATCAAGGTTTGGTTGAACCGGATTATTTGGGATTCCACCAGCTCGATTGGATTACTGTTTCTCGTAATCGTAGTAGTCGGATTTATCGCAGCGGCACTACTCGCGGCGGTGTCGCTGTTTACCCGGCAACGGATGAGTATTCTGAAAGCAATTTCCTACATAACATGGGGCTTTTCAAACCATCTGTTGTTATTGCCGCTTACACTGTTTTTGGTCGGTTCGCTGATTGAGAAAACAATCAGTACCAGTTGGATTCTTGTTTGTCTGTTATTTGTTTTGTGGAGCGTGTATCGCTGTGCGACTGCGATTGTCATCGCATTTCGTAATACCGCCCGGATTGCAACGGTACTTTTTCTCGTTTTGCTTACCGGCATCGGTTATGGATTATGGTATTGGTTACTTAAAGTGAAGATGATTGGATTGTTCTGGTCGTCGTTTCGAGCTGCCGGTTGGCTATAATTGAGGGTGTTTATGAATCCGAAAAAAGTAATCGGTGAGTCGCTTACATTCGATGACGTATTGTTAGTTCCGGCAAAATCTGATATCTTACCACGCGATGTCGATATCAGCACTCGGCTGACGCGCAACATCACGCTCAATATTCCGTTGGTGTCAGCTGCAATGGACACTGTGACAACCGCGAATTTGGCAATCGCGCTCGCTCGTGAAGGTGGCATCGGTATCATCCATAAAAATATGTCGCCGGAAGATCAAGCCGCCGAAGTTGATCGGGTGAAGCGTTCCGAATCTGCCGTAGTACGCAAACCGATCACATTGACACCGGAAAAGACGGTCGCTGAAGCATTGGATATGATGAGGAGGTCCGGGGTATCCGGTTTCCCAGTCGTCGATCGCGGGGTACTGGTCGGTATGCTCACCAATCGCGATGTCCGGTTTGAGACCCGCATGAATGTGCTGGTCAAAGAGGTGATGACCAAGAAATTGGTTACTGGTAGACCGGGTATGTCGTTGGATGAGGCAGTCGAAGTATTGCAGAACCATCGCGTCGAAAAACTTCCGTTAGTCGACGATACGGGAAAACTGGTCGGATTGATTACCGTAAAAGACATTCTCCGGCGCCGGCAGTTTCCGATTGCCTGTAAAGATAGCGCAGGTCGATTGCGGGTAGGCGCGGCAGTCGGCGTTAGCAGCGATACGGTGGAACGGGTTCGACATTTAATCGAAGCAGGATGCGATGTGATTGTCGTCGATTCCGCGCACGGACACAGTATCGGTGTGTTAAAAACCGTGGAGAATTTACGACACCTGTTCTCCGATATCGATTTAATCGCGGGGAATGTTGTCACCAAAGAAGCAACTGCAGACTTGATAGCCGCCGGGGTCGATGCGGTGAAAGTCGGAGTGGGTCCCGGTTCGATTTGCACGACGCGCGTCGTTGCCGGCGTTGGTGCCGCGCAAGTAACAGCGATTATGCATTGCGCAGAAGAGGCGGCGAAACAGAATGTACCCATTATCGCTGATGGCGGTATCAAATACTCCGGTGATATTGCGAAAGCGATTGCAGCCGGCGCCGAAACGGTAATGATCGGTTCGCTTTTTGCCGGAGTCGATGAATCTCCCGGCGAGCGTGTTCTCTACGAAGGACGAACCTTCAAAGTGTATCATGGAATGGGATCGTTAGCCGCCATGAAGAAGGGATCGAGCGACCGTTACTTTCAGCGCGATACCGAACCGGAAAAACTTGTCCCGGAAGGCATCGAGGGACGGGTTCCCTATCGAGGATTGTTGGCGGATACCGTTCATCAAATGGTCGGTGGATTACGGGCAGCAATGGGGTATTGCGGCGCGAAAGACATCGTAGAGATGAAAGAGAAAACCCAATTTATGCGCATCACGTCAGCGGGATTGCGCGAATCGCATCCACACGATATCATGATTACGAAAGAAGCGCCGAACTATTCGAAAGGTGCGAGCGATTAAAAATATTTCTTGGTATAACGTTTGTAGTAAAAAACCCCGCAATCGCTTGCGGGGTTTCTCTTATCTAAAGAGTAAATAAAAAGATTACTTGAGCTCTTTGATCAGGATTGAGACGACCTCAGCGCCGACTTTATCCTGCGCTTCGACAGTACTCGCACCAATGTGCGGCGTTACCGATACGTTGGGGAGGGCAACCAAATCCTTGTTGAAACTCGGTTCACCGACGAAAACATCAACGCCG
This genomic stretch from bacterium harbors:
- a CDS encoding undecaprenyl-diphosphate phosphatase, with product MTITKNSYTRGEIAVLLLLAVFIAAALLYLGVQYYEQRQGRVGEPLSQFTYGQSFALGVVEGVTEFLPVSSTGHLELVSYFLDMQTPEAKRAVNAFNIVIQGAALLAIVGLYRKRVGEMIYGLFNRNDSGRKLLINLFVSFFPAAAVGLLFDDMIESYLFNPAAIAGALVVGGVLMIWLERRQRKTNGTGGLEIDAMTWRMALIVGIAQIFSMWPGTSRSMATILGAMIAGLSLPAAAEYSFLLALPTLGAASLYKLAKEASAIFDFASPGVFTVGMVVSAVVAALAVKGFIQFLARGGLAPFGYYRIILGVAVLWLIS
- the guaB gene encoding IMP dehydrogenase, yielding MNPKKVIGESLTFDDVLLVPAKSDILPRDVDISTRLTRNITLNIPLVSAAMDTVTTANLAIALAREGGIGIIHKNMSPEDQAAEVDRVKRSESAVVRKPITLTPEKTVAEALDMMRRSGVSGFPVVDRGVLVGMLTNRDVRFETRMNVLVKEVMTKKLVTGRPGMSLDEAVEVLQNHRVEKLPLVDDTGKLVGLITVKDILRRRQFPIACKDSAGRLRVGAAVGVSSDTVERVRHLIEAGCDVIVVDSAHGHSIGVLKTVENLRHLFSDIDLIAGNVVTKEATADLIAAGVDAVKVGVGPGSICTTRVVAGVGAAQVTAIMHCAEEAAKQNVPIIADGGIKYSGDIAKAIAAGAETVMIGSLFAGVDESPGERVLYEGRTFKVYHGMGSLAAMKKGSSDRYFQRDTEPEKLVPEGIEGRVPYRGLLADTVHQMVGGLRAAMGYCGAKDIVEMKEKTQFMRITSAGLRESHPHDIMITKEAPNYSKGASD